A single genomic interval of Prunus dulcis chromosome 5, ALMONDv2, whole genome shotgun sequence harbors:
- the LOC117628900 gene encoding uncharacterized protein LOC117628900: MILHKVDDTLMCKVFAMTLRAAAQDWFHTLQSRSISSFKELTYVFTKEYTSYWTIKKNPDHLYNLQIYEIAELYKLWDDDQIAAKKSTNQEDQPIKQAGQRSDGFSNKNKDERRSHPQENTTAGENYTKFTIPIHQILAHGKNKPWVRRPPPLKGDPNKKDASKYCAFHGMHEHTMNNCFARKTHVEELVREGHCTKFVAKQAIQRIEDRDTAKEPPQKVIRINIILADSEECGLTRKKRKRKIKQATVISQISIDLPPVKDDHVISFPKKYLTGLDMPHNDAHVISIQIAQAMVDGIHADEGSAANILQLAVIQ; encoded by the exons ATGATCCTCCACAAGGTTGACGACACACTgatgtgcaaggtgtttgcGATGACCTTGCGAGCAGCCGCCCAAGACTGGTTCCACACTCTGCAATCCAGGTCGATcagcagcttcaaggagctGACTTACGTCTTCACCAAAGAATACACCTCTTACTGGAcaatcaagaagaaccctgaCCACCTGTACAACCTGC AGATCTACGAGATTGCCGAACTCTACAAGCTCTGGGATGATGATCAAATCGCCGCAAAGAAGTCTACTAACCAAGAAGATCAGCCGATTAAGCAAGCAGGCCAAAGAAGCGACGGATTtagcaacaaaaacaaagacgAGCGTAGGTCGCACCCACAAGAGAACACTACGGCAGGAGAGAACTACACCAAATTCACCATCCCCATACATCAAATCTTAGCCCACGGGAAGAACAAACCTTGGGTAAGAAGACCACCACCCTTGAAAGGAGATCCGAACAAGAAGGATGCTAGCAAATACTGTGCCTTCCATGGGATGCACGAGCACACCATGAACAACTGCTTCGCTAGGAAAACGCATGTTGAAGAACTCGTGAGAGAAGGTCACTGCACAAAATTCGTTGCGAAGCAGGCCATCCAGCGGATTGAAGATCGTGACACCGCCAAGGAGCCGCCCCAAAAGGTCATAAGAATTAACATAATCCTAGCCGACTCCGAGGAGTGTGGGCTGACtaggaagaaaaggaagaggaagatcaaacAGGCCACCGTGATCTCCCAAATCTCGATCGACCTTCCACCAGTAAAAGACGATCATGTAATCAGCTTCCCAAAGAAATATCTAACCGGCCTCGACATGCCACATAACGATGCCCATGTCATCAGCATTCAAATCGCGCAGGCCATGGTCGACGGAATCCACGCAGATGAGGGCAGCGCAGCCAATATCTTGCAACTGGCGGTCATCCAGTAG